One stretch of Vulpes lagopus strain Blue_001 chromosome 12, ASM1834538v1, whole genome shotgun sequence DNA includes these proteins:
- the KRT25 gene encoding keratin, type I cytoskeletal 25 isoform X2 translates to MSLRLSSGSRRSCPRPTAGSLRLSGGTAGFGAGNTCSMPGIGSSFSCTFGGSSSGGNVGGSNLCAGFTLNEGGLLSGNEKVTMQNLNDRLASYLENVRALEEANADLEQKIKGWYEKFGPGSCRGLDHDYSRYFPIIDDLKNQIIASTTSNANAVLQIDNARLTADDFRLKYENELALHQSVESDVNGLRRVLDEITLCRTDLEIQYETLSEEMTYLKKNHKEEMQVLQCAAGGNVNVEMNAVPGVDLTVLLNNMRAEYEALAEQNRRDAEAWFNEKSASLQQQISEDVGATTSARNELTEMKRNLQTLEIELQSLLATKHSLECSLTETEGNYCTQLAQIQAQIGALEEQLHQVRTETEGQKLEYEQLLDIKVHLEKEIETYCLLIGGDDGACKSGGYKSKDYGSGNVGNQVKDLAKAIVVKKVLEEVDQRSKILTTRLHSLEEKSQNN, encoded by the exons ATGTCTCTTCGACTTTCCAGTGGATCCAGGAGGTCCTGCCCCCGTCCTACTGCAGGATCCCTCAGGCTTTCTGGCGGGACAGCCGGCTTTGGAGCTGGCAATACTTGCAGCATGCCTGGAATTGGAAGTAGTTTCTCGTGTACCTTCGGGGGCAGCTCATCAGGAGGAAATGTAGGGGGAAGCAATCTCTGTGCTGGCTTTACACTGAATGAGGGTGGTCTCCTTTCGGGCAACGAGAAGGTGACCATGCAGAACCTCAATGACCGGCTGGCCTCCTACCTGGAGAATGTGCGTGCTCTGGAGGAGGCCAATGCTGACCTGGAGCAGAAGATCAAGGGCTGGTATGAGAAATTTGGGCCTGGTTCTTGCCGTGGTCTTGACCACGACTATAGTAGATATTTCCCGATAATTGATGATCTTAAAAATCAG ATCATTGCTTCCACCACCAGCAATGCTAATGCTGTTCTGCAGATTGATAATGCCAGGCTGACAGCGGATGATTTCAGACTCAA GTATGAAAATGAGCTGGCTCTTCACCAGAGTGTGGAGAGTGATGTCAATGGGCTACGCAGAGTTCTGGATGAAATCACCTTGTGCAGAACAGACCTGGAGATTCAGTATGAAACCCTCAGTGAGGAGATGACTTACCTGAAAAAGAACCATAAGGAG GAAATGCAGGTTCTGCAGTGCGCGGCGGGAGGGAACGTGAACGTGGAGATGAACGCGGTGCCCGGGGTGGACCTCACCGTCCTGCTGAACAACATGCGGGCCGAGTACGAAGCCCTGGCTGAGCAGAACCGCAGGGACGCCGAGGCCTGGTTCAACGAGAAG AGCGCTTCGCTGCAACAGCAGATCTCTGAGGACGTCGGGGCCACGACCTCAGCTAGGAATGAACTGACAGAAATGAAGCGCAATCTTCAAACACTGGAAATTGAACTTCAATCTCTCTTAGCCACG AAACACTCCTTGGAGTGCTCCCTGACTGAAACCGAAGGCAACTACTGCACACAGCTTGCCCAAATCCAGGCTCAGATCGGGGCCCTGGAGGAGCAGCTGCACCAGGTCAGAACCGAGACCGAGGGCCAGAAGCTGGAGTATGAGCAGCTGCTCGACATCAAGGTCCACctggaaaaggaaattgagaccTACTGCCTCCTCATTGGTGGAGATGATGG GGCTTGCAAGTCTGGAGGTTACAAGTCTAAAGATTATGGATCTGGAAACGTGGGAAATCAAGTCAAag atctGGCCAAAGCCATAGTGGTTAAGAAAGTTCTGGAGGAGGTAGACCAACGAAGCAAAATACTTACCACTAGGCTCCACTCCCTGGAAGAGAAATCTCAAAACAATTAA
- the KRT25 gene encoding keratin, type I cytoskeletal 25 isoform X1 has product MSLRLSSGSRRSCPRPTAGSLRLSGGTAGFGAGNTCSMPGIGSSFSCTFGGSSSGGNVGGSNLCAGFTLNEGGLLSGNEKVTMQNLNDRLASYLENVRALEEANADLEQKIKGWYEKFGPGSCRGLDHDYSRYFPIIDDLKNQIIASTTSNANAVLQIDNARLTADDFRLKYENELALHQSVESDVNGLRRVLDEITLCRTDLEIQYETLSEEMTYLKKNHKEEMQVLQCAAGGNVNVEMNAVPGVDLTVLLNNMRAEYEALAEQNRRDAEAWFNEKSASLQQQISEDVGATTSARNELTEMKRNLQTLEIELQSLLATKHSLECSLTETEGNYCTQLAQIQAQIGALEEQLHQVRTETEGQKLEYEQLLDIKVHLEKEIETYCLLIGGDDGACKSGGYKSKDYGSGNVGNQVKDLAKAIVVKKVLEEVDQRSKILTTRLHSLEEKSQKETMGRSDQRVP; this is encoded by the exons ATGTCTCTTCGACTTTCCAGTGGATCCAGGAGGTCCTGCCCCCGTCCTACTGCAGGATCCCTCAGGCTTTCTGGCGGGACAGCCGGCTTTGGAGCTGGCAATACTTGCAGCATGCCTGGAATTGGAAGTAGTTTCTCGTGTACCTTCGGGGGCAGCTCATCAGGAGGAAATGTAGGGGGAAGCAATCTCTGTGCTGGCTTTACACTGAATGAGGGTGGTCTCCTTTCGGGCAACGAGAAGGTGACCATGCAGAACCTCAATGACCGGCTGGCCTCCTACCTGGAGAATGTGCGTGCTCTGGAGGAGGCCAATGCTGACCTGGAGCAGAAGATCAAGGGCTGGTATGAGAAATTTGGGCCTGGTTCTTGCCGTGGTCTTGACCACGACTATAGTAGATATTTCCCGATAATTGATGATCTTAAAAATCAG ATCATTGCTTCCACCACCAGCAATGCTAATGCTGTTCTGCAGATTGATAATGCCAGGCTGACAGCGGATGATTTCAGACTCAA GTATGAAAATGAGCTGGCTCTTCACCAGAGTGTGGAGAGTGATGTCAATGGGCTACGCAGAGTTCTGGATGAAATCACCTTGTGCAGAACAGACCTGGAGATTCAGTATGAAACCCTCAGTGAGGAGATGACTTACCTGAAAAAGAACCATAAGGAG GAAATGCAGGTTCTGCAGTGCGCGGCGGGAGGGAACGTGAACGTGGAGATGAACGCGGTGCCCGGGGTGGACCTCACCGTCCTGCTGAACAACATGCGGGCCGAGTACGAAGCCCTGGCTGAGCAGAACCGCAGGGACGCCGAGGCCTGGTTCAACGAGAAG AGCGCTTCGCTGCAACAGCAGATCTCTGAGGACGTCGGGGCCACGACCTCAGCTAGGAATGAACTGACAGAAATGAAGCGCAATCTTCAAACACTGGAAATTGAACTTCAATCTCTCTTAGCCACG AAACACTCCTTGGAGTGCTCCCTGACTGAAACCGAAGGCAACTACTGCACACAGCTTGCCCAAATCCAGGCTCAGATCGGGGCCCTGGAGGAGCAGCTGCACCAGGTCAGAACCGAGACCGAGGGCCAGAAGCTGGAGTATGAGCAGCTGCTCGACATCAAGGTCCACctggaaaaggaaattgagaccTACTGCCTCCTCATTGGTGGAGATGATGG GGCTTGCAAGTCTGGAGGTTACAAGTCTAAAGATTATGGATCTGGAAACGTGGGAAATCAAGTCAAag atctGGCCAAAGCCATAGTGGTTAAGAAAGTTCTGGAGGAGGTAGACCAACGAAGCAAAATACTTACCACTAGGCTCCACTCCCTGGAAGAGAAATCTCAAAA